A stretch of the Coprobacillus cateniformis genome encodes the following:
- a CDS encoding 5'-methylthioadenosine/adenosylhomocysteine nucleosidase: protein MIGIIGAMAEEVLEIKKLMTMNQQKEYQGYIYYEGTLNHKDIVLLQGGIGKVNAAIATTLLFTHYPIDYVINIGSAGGLHSHQNVGDVVISSQVVHHDVDVTAFGRALGEVPGMPQYYTPDYDLLVKVKEILIQHDTNAHIGLIASGDQFIANSQQVKTIQEHFPEAMCVEMEAAAIAQVCHVYHKKFIITRSLSDVYNKGESHIQFDEYLKKASLQSAQMCNELVSQL, encoded by the coding sequence ATGATTGGAATCATTGGAGCAATGGCAGAAGAAGTTTTAGAAATTAAAAAATTAATGACAATGAATCAGCAAAAGGAATATCAAGGTTATATATATTATGAAGGAACACTTAATCATAAAGATATTGTATTATTACAAGGTGGAATTGGTAAAGTCAATGCTGCTATTGCAACAACATTGTTGTTTACACATTATCCTATAGATTATGTCATTAATATCGGGTCAGCTGGAGGACTTCATTCTCATCAGAATGTTGGAGATGTTGTGATTTCATCGCAGGTTGTTCATCATGATGTAGATGTAACTGCATTTGGAAGAGCGCTAGGTGAAGTTCCTGGAATGCCTCAATACTATACACCAGACTATGATCTTCTTGTGAAAGTCAAAGAAATATTGATTCAACACGATACCAACGCTCATATAGGTTTGATTGCTTCAGGTGACCAGTTTATAGCAAATTCTCAACAGGTCAAAACAATTCAAGAACATTTCCCAGAAGCAATGTGTGTAGAAATGGAGGCTGCTGCTATTGCTCAAGTCTGCCATGTTTATCACAAAAAGTTTATTATTACTCGCTCATTAAGTGATGTTTATAATAAGGGAGAAAGTCATATCCAATTCGATGAATATTTAAAGAAAGCAAGTCTTCAATCTGCACAAATGTGCAATGAACTTGTTTCTCAATTATAG
- a CDS encoding helix-turn-helix domain-containing protein encodes MAIDMDLAKRLKTYRNFKHLTQKEVAAHLEVPHSAISDIENGKRDVTVGELKILSHLYGRSVEEIMSGKKYDYYNIANIARLLTELPDEDLKEVMFIIEYKRKRLEEKSKTVNHD; translated from the coding sequence ATGGCTATAGATATGGATTTAGCAAAAAGATTGAAAACTTATAGAAATTTTAAACATTTAACACAAAAAGAAGTTGCTGCACACCTTGAAGTTCCACATTCTGCTATTTCAGATATTGAAAATGGAAAACGTGATGTGACAGTTGGTGAACTTAAAATTCTTTCGCATTTATATGGTCGAAGTGTAGAAGAAATTATGAGTGGTAAAAAATATGATTATTATAATATTGCAAATATTGCCCGCTTGCTTACTGAATTACCAGATGAAGATTTAAAAGAGGTTATGTTCATCATTGAATATAAACGCAAAAGACTCGAAGAAAAAAGCAAAACAGTTAATCATGATTAA
- a CDS encoding PFL family protein: protein MINLFEVAETNKMIEQENLDVRTITIGISLLDCIDGNIDVLCQNIYNKITTIAKDLVKTGEAIEKKYGIPIVNKRISVTPIGFIGASACKSSDDFVKIAKTLDHCAHKVGVNFIGGYSAIVSKGMTKAEKLLIESIPQAMKETELVCSSVNVGSTKTGLNMDAVKLIGETVKATAEITKENDSIGCAKFVVFCNAPDDNPFMAGAFHGVSEADAIINVGVSGPGVVRTAIQTAKGKDFGELCETIKKTAFKITRVGQLVAREASAALNIPFGIIDLSLAPTPAVGDSIADCLQEMGLERVGAPGTTAALAILNDQVKKGGVMASSYVGGLSGAFIPVSEDQGMIDAVEIGALTLEKLEAMTCVCSVGLDMIAIPGKTSAKTIAGIIADEMAIGMINQKTTAVRIIPVIGKDVGEMVEFGGLLGYAPIMPVNEFSCDEFIDRGGRIPAPIHSFKN from the coding sequence ATGATTAATTTATTTGAAGTTGCAGAAACAAATAAAATGATTGAACAAGAGAATTTAGATGTTCGTACAATCACAATTGGAATTAGCCTTCTGGATTGTATTGATGGAAATATCGACGTTCTGTGTCAAAACATTTACAATAAAATCACAACGATTGCGAAAGATTTAGTAAAAACAGGTGAAGCCATTGAGAAAAAATATGGTATACCTATTGTTAATAAGAGAATTTCTGTTACACCAATTGGATTTATTGGTGCTTCAGCATGTAAAAGTTCTGATGATTTTGTAAAAATTGCAAAGACATTAGACCATTGCGCTCATAAAGTTGGCGTGAATTTTATTGGTGGATATAGTGCAATTGTCTCTAAAGGAATGACTAAAGCTGAAAAATTGTTAATTGAGTCAATTCCACAGGCAATGAAAGAAACTGAGCTTGTTTGTAGTTCTGTTAATGTTGGGTCAACAAAGACAGGATTAAACATGGATGCAGTGAAATTGATTGGTGAAACAGTCAAAGCAACAGCAGAAATTACTAAAGAGAATGATTCCATAGGTTGTGCAAAATTTGTGGTTTTCTGTAATGCACCTGATGATAATCCATTTATGGCTGGTGCTTTTCATGGTGTCAGTGAGGCTGATGCAATTATCAATGTTGGTGTAAGTGGGCCTGGTGTTGTACGTACTGCTATTCAAACAGCAAAAGGTAAAGATTTTGGTGAATTGTGCGAAACGATTAAGAAAACAGCATTCAAAATTACTCGTGTTGGCCAATTGGTTGCTAGAGAAGCCTCAGCAGCATTAAATATTCCTTTTGGTATTATTGACTTATCATTAGCACCAACACCTGCTGTCGGAGATAGTATTGCCGATTGTTTACAAGAAATGGGTCTTGAAAGAGTTGGAGCTCCTGGAACGACTGCCGCTTTAGCTATCTTAAATGATCAAGTAAAAAAAGGTGGAGTCATGGCGTCATCATATGTAGGTGGATTATCTGGTGCATTTATTCCAGTCAGCGAAGACCAGGGAATGATTGATGCTGTTGAAATAGGTGCATTGACATTAGAAAAATTAGAAGCAATGACATGTGTATGTTCAGTTGGGTTAGATATGATTGCAATTCCAGGAAAAACATCTGCAAAGACAATTGCAGGAATTATTGCTGATGAAATGGCAATTGGTATGATTAATCAGAAAACAACTGCAGTAAGAATTATTCCTGTCATTGGAAAAGATGTAGGTGAAATGGTTGAATTTGGTGGATTGCTAGGATATGCCCCAATTATGCCAGTAAACGAATTCTCATGTGATGAATTCATTGATCGTGGTGGAAGAATTCCTGCGCCAATTCATAGTTTTAAAAATTAA
- a CDS encoding metallophosphoesterase family protein, with the protein MNILVVSDSHLFGNDLQRITKLYKNKVDLMIHCGDSSLTLDDPLIHQYDIVVKGNHDDAAFPKYRIHQDICVTHGHHYNVYYGYDDLVKLCQSHHCHLCLHGHTHVPTHQIHQGIHFINPGSLMMNRGSYGYGTYALVNYENNHTQVTYYHHQTDQPVDECILKEGLKLLDEFKKLLK; encoded by the coding sequence ATGAATATTTTAGTTGTCAGTGATAGTCATTTATTTGGAAATGATCTCCAACGCATAACAAAACTCTATAAAAACAAAGTTGATTTGATGATCCATTGTGGTGATTCATCCTTGACTTTAGATGACCCATTAATTCATCAATATGACATTGTTGTCAAAGGAAATCATGATGATGCCGCTTTTCCAAAGTACAGAATTCATCAAGATATCTGTGTTACTCATGGTCATCATTATAATGTTTATTATGGTTATGACGATTTAGTTAAGTTATGTCAAAGTCATCATTGCCACTTGTGTTTGCATGGTCACACCCATGTCCCCACACACCAGATTCATCAAGGGATTCATTTTATCAATCCTGGGAGTCTTATGATGAATCGAGGAAGCTATGGTTATGGGACTTATGCTCTTGTTAATTATGAAAACAATCATACACAAGTCACCTACTATCATCATCAAACAGATCAACCAGTTGATGAATGTATTCTTAAAGAGGGATTAAAATTGTTGGATGAATTTAAAAAATTATTAAAATAA
- the yhbY gene encoding ribosome assembly RNA-binding protein YhbY, protein MLTGKQKRYLRGKAHHLNAIFQVGKEGVNSNQAKGISEALESQELLKVKILESCPDDVNTVALELSMQTKSEVVQIIGHTIILYKSSDKELYRLP, encoded by the coding sequence ATGTTAACAGGTAAACAGAAAAGATATTTAAGAGGGAAGGCACATCATTTAAATGCTATTTTCCAAGTTGGCAAAGAAGGAGTCAATAGTAATCAGGCAAAAGGAATTTCTGAAGCTTTAGAATCACAAGAATTATTAAAAGTGAAAATTTTAGAAAGTTGTCCAGATGATGTTAATACAGTTGCTTTAGAGTTAAGTATGCAAACAAAATCTGAAGTTGTTCAAATTATCGGTCATACAATTATTTTATATAAATCATCAGATAAGGAATTATACCGTTTACCATGA
- a CDS encoding PTS sugar transporter subunit IIB, whose product MKTILLVCSAGMSTSLLVTKMEAAAKDAGVECKIFALPFSDAPRVLEEVDCILLGPQVRFQKGAIEKMAAGRKAGAIPVDVIDMRDYGTMNGKAVFDKAMSLLG is encoded by the coding sequence ATGAAAACTATTTTATTAGTATGTTCTGCAGGAATGTCAACAAGTTTATTAGTAACAAAAATGGAAGCTGCTGCTAAAGATGCAGGTGTTGAATGCAAAATCTTTGCATTACCTTTCTCTGATGCACCAAGAGTATTAGAAGAAGTTGACTGCATTTTACTTGGCCCACAAGTAAGATTCCAAAAAGGTGCTATTGAAAAAATGGCTGCTGGAAGAAAAGCTGGAGCTATCCCTGTAGACGTTATCGATATGAGAGATTACGGTACAATGAACGGAAAAGCTGTATTTGATAAAGCAATGTCTTTATTAGGTTAA
- a CDS encoding nicotinate-nucleotide adenylyltransferase gives MKKVGLFGGSFDPIHKAHVTIAKLALEQLQLDEIQFVPTKNNPWKDHNCVTRQERLDMIALAIQDETGITINTIEIDTKSDEKNFTVDTLKILTKQNPDIKYYYIMGMDQANLFDKWKNAELICQMVQLVAFQRGGFEPFIPIIQQFHFILLKNEPIYASSSDVRQGHIEMLDENVLRYITKHGIYLETLISNRMKEKRWKHTCSVARLAADIAKANHLNEKQAYIAGMFHDIAKEMNETESTVIMQAYFPEYMSKPKPIWHQWVSRYVSEHEYLIDDVVVLNAIEHHTTGSIDISAIGKCVYVADKLDPLRGYDSVQQIEVCKKDIHQGFRNSLKDFHEFSTRNNRNIDECFYEIYDYFVTKGEI, from the coding sequence ATGAAAAAAGTAGGATTATTTGGTGGGAGTTTTGATCCTATTCATAAGGCTCATGTGACTATAGCAAAATTGGCACTTGAACAGTTGCAGTTAGATGAAATCCAATTTGTTCCAACAAAAAACAATCCTTGGAAAGATCACAATTGTGTAACGCGCCAAGAACGATTGGATATGATAGCTTTGGCTATTCAAGATGAAACAGGGATAACTATCAATACAATTGAAATTGATACAAAATCGGATGAAAAAAATTTTACAGTTGATACTTTAAAGATATTAACAAAACAAAATCCGGATATTAAATATTATTATATTATGGGTATGGATCAAGCAAATTTATTTGATAAATGGAAAAATGCTGAACTTATTTGTCAAATGGTCCAATTGGTAGCCTTCCAAAGAGGTGGATTTGAACCATTCATTCCTATAATTCAACAGTTTCATTTTATATTATTGAAAAACGAACCTATATATGCATCTAGTAGTGATGTTAGACAAGGGCATATAGAAATGCTAGATGAAAATGTCCTACGATATATAACAAAACATGGTATATATCTAGAAACATTAATTTCCAATCGTATGAAAGAGAAGCGTTGGAAGCATACTTGTAGTGTGGCCAGATTAGCAGCTGATATTGCGAAAGCTAATCATCTTAATGAGAAACAAGCTTATATTGCTGGAATGTTTCATGATATTGCAAAAGAAATGAACGAAACAGAATCAACAGTAATTATGCAAGCCTATTTCCCAGAATACATGAGTAAACCAAAACCGATTTGGCATCAGTGGGTGTCCCGTTATGTGAGTGAGCATGAATATTTGATAGATGATGTTGTTGTTTTAAATGCGATAGAACATCATACAACTGGATCAATCGATATCTCAGCAATCGGAAAATGTGTTTATGTAGCTGACAAACTTGACCCATTGCGAGGATATGACTCAGTTCAACAAATTGAGGTATGTAAGAAAGATATTCATCAAGGATTTAGAAATTCATTGAAGGATTTTCATGAATTTTCTACAAGAAACAACCGAAATATTGATGAATGTTTTTATGAAATATATGATTATTTTGTAACTAAAGGAGAAATATAA
- the rsfS gene encoding ribosome silencing factor, which yields MTKLECVVKAMDDKLATHIVAIDMQEASPIFDTFVLCTASNERLMQAIMQNIKDECEKNNFEIKSIEGLRNSKWLLIDLGDIVCHIFEAEERESYNLEKLWGDMPHINVEGMLAK from the coding sequence ATGACAAAATTAGAATGTGTAGTTAAAGCTATGGATGATAAACTCGCAACTCATATAGTTGCTATTGATATGCAAGAAGCAAGTCCTATATTTGATACTTTTGTATTGTGTACAGCTAGTAATGAAAGATTAATGCAAGCTATTATGCAAAATATTAAGGATGAATGTGAAAAAAACAATTTTGAAATCAAAAGTATTGAAGGTCTAAGAAATTCAAAATGGTTACTTATTGATCTTGGTGATATTGTATGTCACATTTTTGAAGCTGAGGAACGTGAAAGTTATAATTTAGAAAAACTATGGGGTGATATGCCACATATTAATGTTGAAGGAATGCTAGCAAAATGA
- the yqeH gene encoding ribosome biogenesis GTPase YqeH, with translation MNQEMKCFGCGAIIQNENEKYIGYVPKSAMNNDKVLCQRCFQLKNYHKLQETNMTKDDFLTILQQIGEKDCLVVYMIDLFDFNGSIIQGLMRHIAYNDVLVLANKRDILPKSVKERKLEHWVRRQLKDQGIQAVDVIVTSGKKSMNFDDIYDAIMEYRKGRDVYVVGVTNVGKSTFINGLLKHYAEVENQNLITVSEYPGTTLNLIEIPLDEHSVLYDTPGIINESQMTHLLAPEDIKKVIPQGELRPMGFQLNNLQTLYFGGLGRIDYLEGDQASFIAYFSKNLKIHRTKTIKADDLYNRHQTLQYEVAGIDSISQMKSYEFRLMPGKTDIVISGLGFITVNSKGGKVKVLVPPQISVILREAII, from the coding sequence ATGAATCAGGAAATGAAATGTTTTGGCTGTGGAGCCATTATTCAAAATGAAAACGAAAAATATATTGGTTATGTACCAAAAAGTGCAATGAACAATGATAAAGTATTATGTCAACGTTGCTTCCAATTGAAAAATTATCATAAGTTACAAGAAACAAATATGACAAAAGATGATTTTCTCACTATATTACAACAAATAGGTGAAAAAGACTGTTTGGTTGTATATATGATTGATTTATTTGATTTTAACGGAAGCATAATTCAGGGGTTAATGCGCCATATTGCTTATAATGATGTATTAGTCCTGGCAAATAAACGTGATATTTTACCTAAATCCGTAAAAGAGAGAAAATTAGAACATTGGGTGAGAAGACAATTAAAAGATCAAGGAATTCAAGCAGTAGACGTCATTGTAACCAGTGGTAAAAAAAGCATGAACTTTGATGACATATACGATGCCATTATGGAGTATCGTAAAGGGCGCGATGTTTATGTTGTAGGTGTGACGAATGTTGGAAAATCAACTTTCATCAATGGTTTATTAAAACATTATGCTGAAGTTGAAAATCAAAATCTCATTACAGTCTCTGAGTATCCAGGAACAACTTTGAACCTCATTGAAATTCCTTTAGATGAACATTCAGTTCTATATGATACTCCAGGGATTATCAATGAAAGTCAAATGACACATTTGTTAGCTCCAGAAGATATCAAAAAGGTCATTCCTCAAGGAGAACTGAGACCAATGGGATTCCAATTAAATAATCTTCAGACGCTTTATTTTGGTGGTTTAGGACGTATTGATTATTTAGAGGGAGACCAAGCTAGTTTTATTGCATATTTTTCTAAAAACTTAAAAATACATCGGACAAAGACAATAAAAGCAGATGATTTGTATAATCGACATCAAACTTTACAATATGAAGTTGCTGGAATTGATTCAATATCACAAATGAAGTCTTATGAATTTCGATTGATGCCAGGGAAAACAGATATTGTTATTTCTGGATTAGGTTTTATTACAGTGAATTCGAAAGGTGGAAAGGTAAAAGTTTTGGTTCCACCACAGATTTCAGTTATATTAAGAGAAGCTATTATTTAG
- a CDS encoding ACT domain-containing protein: protein MEKAIITVVGKDQVGIIAKVCTYLADSHINILDISQTILQGYFNMMMIVDASHAGEEFSTLADQLEKLGNEIGVNIKFQHEDIFNKMHRI, encoded by the coding sequence ATGGAAAAAGCTATTATTACTGTTGTAGGAAAAGATCAAGTAGGAATTATTGCCAAAGTTTGTACATATTTAGCAGACTCACACATTAATATTCTTGACATTTCACAAACAATTTTACAAGGATATTTCAATATGATGATGATTGTTGATGCATCTCATGCTGGAGAAGAATTTTCAACTTTAGCTGATCAATTAGAAAAACTAGGGAATGAGATTGGTGTTAACATAAAATTTCAGCATGAAGATATTTTCAATAAAATGCATAGAATCTAG
- a CDS encoding U32 family peptidase: protein MKKVELLAPAGDQESLIAAIQNGADAIYLGGTLFNARAFAKNFDNEQLEWAIHYAHLRHVKIYVTVNTLYTDDEFDKLIQYLDYLYYIQVDALIVQDIGLFHMIKKRYDDFEIHMSTQASIMNKAAAQYFYEQGASRIVLARENTLEEIQDICQATSLEVEVFVHGALCVCYSGQCLMSSFIGKRSGNRGECAQPCRLQYRLSKNGQIQPKKVPFLLSPKDLMTIDSIGELIDAGVTSFKVEGRMKKPEYVASVIKAYRKAIDSHLNCQTKTFDDDIIYMKAMFNRNYTKGYIYHDQHIVEGDYPGNKGIIIGKVIGYRKREKRVIIELDKSLKQGDSLVFEQIDKGRPINKIFINNRLVAKASAGDIAEIEFNYPVYEGNVRKTIDIDIINTLHHTYDKDYRKQPIEMTFIAHINQQPQLILQCQGIKIHKTADIIVEEAKKTPLERQRIQQQLCKLGQSTFIAHHINLDIDEQLSMPIKVLNEMRREAIDELTEKLSNRQIHFSVPREQYDLTTIKKSAESQCIHILVSNLKQLEIVLNYNNIDMIYYPFQTDSLEAFHLCIRKQQKFALFIPRICKDKELEIIKQSDVYQQVEAVVVNEYGAYYSCQDKKRIIGTGLNVYNSHAINSYQETKILSLEMSQKQIYQLKCNHQQCFVQIYGKIENMISDYCPISQYYFGYQKKNCQLCKSSQYALIDRKNETFDLMMDEQCRMHLLNCRTLFIEPNNTLDVGGYFIHFTNENSEMTEFILNQLFSYLYHHKKTNIREKIMTTSGYFKV from the coding sequence ATGAAAAAAGTCGAACTTTTAGCACCAGCTGGTGACCAGGAATCATTAATTGCTGCTATTCAAAATGGAGCAGATGCTATATATTTAGGTGGAACACTCTTTAATGCTCGTGCTTTTGCTAAGAATTTTGACAATGAGCAATTAGAATGGGCTATTCACTATGCTCATCTACGTCATGTAAAAATATATGTTACAGTGAATACACTTTATACAGATGATGAATTTGATAAATTAATTCAATATTTAGATTATTTATACTATATACAGGTAGATGCGCTTATTGTTCAAGATATAGGTCTCTTTCATATGATTAAGAAACGCTATGATGATTTTGAAATTCATATGAGTACGCAGGCATCGATTATGAATAAAGCAGCTGCTCAATATTTTTATGAGCAAGGGGCTTCTAGAATCGTTTTAGCACGAGAAAATACCCTCGAAGAAATACAAGATATTTGCCAAGCAACGTCTCTAGAAGTAGAAGTATTTGTTCATGGGGCTTTATGTGTATGCTATTCTGGACAGTGCCTGATGAGTAGTTTTATTGGAAAACGAAGCGGGAATAGGGGAGAATGTGCTCAACCATGCCGTTTGCAATATAGATTATCTAAAAATGGACAAATTCAACCTAAGAAAGTTCCTTTTCTTCTTTCACCAAAAGATTTAATGACAATTGATTCGATTGGTGAACTTATAGACGCTGGTGTCACATCCTTCAAAGTAGAAGGGCGTATGAAAAAACCAGAGTATGTTGCAAGTGTCATCAAAGCATATCGTAAAGCTATTGATAGTCATTTGAATTGTCAAACAAAGACGTTTGATGACGATATAATTTATATGAAAGCAATGTTTAATCGTAATTATACAAAGGGCTATATTTACCATGATCAGCATATTGTTGAAGGAGATTATCCAGGTAATAAAGGTATTATTATTGGAAAAGTCATAGGATATCGAAAAAGAGAAAAACGTGTCATTATTGAATTAGATAAGTCGCTTAAACAAGGAGATAGTCTTGTGTTTGAACAGATAGATAAAGGACGTCCAATTAATAAAATTTTTATAAATAATCGCTTGGTAGCAAAAGCATCTGCAGGAGATATTGCTGAAATAGAATTTAATTATCCAGTTTATGAAGGAAATGTCCGTAAAACGATTGATATTGACATTATAAACACATTACATCATACATATGATAAAGACTATCGAAAACAACCAATTGAAATGACATTCATTGCCCATATCAACCAGCAACCGCAACTCATTCTTCAATGCCAAGGTATAAAAATACACAAAACAGCAGATATCATAGTAGAAGAAGCAAAAAAAACACCTCTAGAAAGACAACGCATTCAACAACAACTATGCAAATTAGGACAAAGCACTTTTATAGCGCATCATATCAATTTAGATATTGATGAGCAATTATCTATGCCTATTAAAGTATTGAATGAAATGCGTAGGGAAGCTATTGATGAATTAACAGAAAAATTATCAAATCGCCAAATTCATTTTTCAGTTCCTAGAGAACAATATGATTTAACGACTATAAAAAAGAGTGCAGAATCACAATGTATTCACATCTTAGTAAGCAATCTTAAACAATTAGAAATTGTCTTAAACTATAATAACATTGATATGATTTATTATCCATTTCAAACAGATAGTTTAGAAGCTTTTCATTTATGTATTAGAAAACAACAGAAATTCGCTCTATTTATACCAAGAATCTGTAAAGATAAAGAACTTGAAATTATTAAACAATCTGATGTTTATCAACAAGTTGAAGCTGTGGTTGTCAATGAATATGGTGCTTATTATTCCTGCCAAGATAAAAAGAGAATTATTGGAACTGGATTAAATGTTTACAATTCACATGCAATCAACTCTTATCAAGAAACAAAAATTCTTTCACTAGAGATGAGTCAAAAACAAATCTATCAATTAAAATGCAATCATCAACAATGTTTTGTACAAATCTATGGAAAAATAGAAAATATGATTAGCGATTATTGTCCTATATCACAATATTATTTTGGATATCAAAAAAAGAACTGTCAGTTATGTAAATCATCTCAATATGCCCTTATTGATAGAAAAAATGAAACTTTTGATTTAATGATGGATGAGCAATGTCGTATGCATCTTTTGAATTGCCGAACACTATTTATAGAACCAAACAACACTCTTGATGTTGGAGGGTATTTTATTCATTTCACGAATGAAAATAGCGAAATGACAGAATTTATTCTCAATCAGTTATTTTCGTATTTGTACCATCACAAGAAAACAAATATCAGAGAAAAAATAATGACGACTTCAGGATATTTTAAGGTATAG
- the sigK gene encoding RNA polymerase sporulation sigma factor SigK: MFTTLITFLQQFLFVSFIKTQAFKKQLTPQEENDLLEKYFQGDQEARNQLIEHNLRLVAHIAKKYESTKDLQEDLISIGTIGLIKAVDSYKPTKATKLGTYAAKCIENEILMHMRGNKKTALDVSLNEILGVDKDGGEMTLLDILPSDQKEIIDQIDTEDQIKKLQEYFLLLTPREQEILIYRYGLNKHKVYTQKEIASTMHISRSYVSRLEKRALIKLLKAYLNDK; the protein is encoded by the coding sequence ATGTTTACAACGCTAATAACATTTTTACAACAATTTTTATTTGTCTCATTCATCAAGACACAAGCCTTTAAAAAACAATTGACTCCCCAAGAAGAAAATGATTTATTAGAAAAATATTTTCAAGGAGACCAGGAAGCTCGTAACCAACTCATTGAACACAACTTGAGACTTGTTGCTCATATTGCTAAAAAATATGAAAGCACAAAAGATCTTCAGGAAGATTTGATTAGTATAGGGACAATTGGCTTAATTAAGGCGGTTGATAGTTATAAACCAACAAAAGCAACTAAATTAGGAACTTATGCAGCAAAATGCATTGAAAATGAAATTCTTATGCATATGCGTGGTAACAAAAAAACTGCTCTTGATGTATCACTGAATGAAATTTTAGGTGTTGATAAAGATGGTGGAGAAATGACGCTTTTAGATATCTTGCCATCTGATCAAAAAGAAATTATTGATCAAATTGATACAGAGGATCAAATTAAAAAGTTACAAGAATATTTTCTTCTTTTAACACCTCGAGAACAAGAAATACTTATTTATCGTTATGGCTTAAATAAGCATAAAGTGTATACTCAAAAAGAAATTGCGAGTACAATGCATATTTCACGTTCGTATGTATCACGGTTAGAAAAAAGAGCACTTATTAAACTTCTGAAAGCTTATCTGAATGATAAGTAA
- a CDS encoding class I SAM-dependent DNA methyltransferase, whose product MSYENFAYYYDSLMESQFYDDYHAFIHKHCQFDEVLELGCGTGEIAIRLSKDGKQVFASDLSLDMLEVAKQKAMAENVNLILQRVDMSDFSTSHQVDLVLCLCDSINYLLNPEDILKTFQNVYSSLKKKGTFIFDIDSLYKMNVILKNYHEDEEDEEFSFHWHVETIQDGYVHHHLHIEDKIENEIVVEEHYQKTYPVSQYIYWLNESGFIDIEYYSDFEEYHEDCERIIFVCRKG is encoded by the coding sequence ATGAGTTATGAAAATTTTGCTTATTACTATGATAGTCTCATGGAATCACAATTTTATGATGACTATCACGCATTCATTCATAAGCATTGTCAATTTGATGAAGTTTTAGAATTGGGATGTGGAACAGGTGAAATAGCCATTCGATTATCAAAAGATGGTAAACAGGTTTTTGCATCTGATTTATCATTAGATATGTTAGAAGTTGCTAAGCAAAAAGCAATGGCTGAAAATGTGAATTTAATACTCCAACGTGTTGATATGAGTGATTTTTCTACATCTCATCAGGTTGATTTGGTATTATGTCTTTGTGATTCAATAAATTATTTATTAAATCCTGAAGATATTTTGAAAACGTTTCAAAATGTATATTCGTCATTAAAGAAAAAGGGAACTTTTATTTTTGATATTGATAGTTTATACAAAATGAATGTTATTTTAAAAAATTATCATGAGGATGAGGAGGATGAAGAATTTTCTTTTCATTGGCATGTAGAAACAATACAAGATGGCTATGTACATCACCATCTTCATATCGAAGATAAAATTGAAAATGAAATAGTCGTTGAAGAGCATTATCAAAAAACATATCCTGTTTCACAATATATCTATTGGCTCAATGAAAGCGGATTTATTGATATTGAATATTATAGTGATTTTGAGGAATACCATGAAGATTGCGAACGCATTATCTTTGTTTGTAGAAAGGGGTAA